A segment of the Candidatus Delongbacteria bacterium genome:
AAGTTTTTGATATAAGCATTCTACCTACCCTAAATTCTATGATTTCAATGGGAATTGTTTCATTACCGGGAATGATGACTGGTCAAATTTTATCGGGGGAATCACCAACAAATGCTATTATTTATCAGATTATCATTATGCTTGGAATTTTAAGTAGTGTAACTATTGGTGTAATGATAATCACATTTAGATCGGATAAGCTTGTATTTGATCAATTCGATAATCTTCGAATTAAGTGATTTTTTTCATTTGACATAAACTATATCAAGGATTAACTTATATAGTAAAATTGCTAACTAGATTGGGGAGAAAATGTCTGAAGTACAAAATTATGATGTGGTGATAATTGGTGGAGGACCTGCTGGTTTATCAGCTGGAGTTTACGCCGGAAGATCTATGTTAAAAACAATTCTGCTTGAGAAAATGATGCCAGGTGGACAAGTTTCGATAACTGCTGAACTAGAGAATTATCCAGGTATTGTTGCTATTTCAGGTCCTGAATTGATAATTGAAATGGAAAAACAATGCGAAAAATTTGGTGTTGAAATTAAAAGTGAAGAAGTACTAAAAGTAGAACCTGGTGCTGGAGCTACAGGGCACACTATCACAACTGATTCAGGAACTTATTTAGCAAAAACTGTAATTATCACTTCTGGTGCATCGGCAAAACATATTGGTTGTCCTGGAGAAGATAATCATATTGGTAAAGGTGTTTCATATTGTGCAACGTGTGATGGGGCTTTTTTCAGAGGAAAAGAAGTTATCGTAATTGGTGGGGGAGACTCGGCTGTAGAAGAAGCGGATTATCTTACAAAATTTGCAAATAAAGTTACAATTGTACATAGAAGAGATAAATTACGTGCTTCAAAGATTATTCAAGAAAGAGCATTCAATAATCCGAAGATAGAATTTGCCTGGGATAGTGTTGTGGAAACTATTGAAGGGACTCCATTAGTGAATAATGTTAAGTTGAAAAATGTAAAAACAGGGGAGATTACAGATTTTAGAACTGACGGTGTTTTTGTATTCATTGGATTTAATGCAAGTAATGAGTTTATTCCAGATGCGATTAAAAAAGATTCTATGGGTTTTGTTATAACTAATGAAAACATGGAAACAAATATCCCTGGAATTTTTGCTGCTGGTGATATTAGATCTAAAGTTTTAAAGCAGGTTATTACTGCCAGCAGTGATGGAGCAACTGCTGCTTTTGTTGCTGAAAAATATATCGAGTGGGTTTTCCCTCATAATCATTAAAAAAAAGAGGCACTAGTGCCTCTTTTTTTTGTCTTGATATTTTAGACTTTTCTCTTTACCGGTATGTAAACATATACAATTGAGTTATCATCGTCTGGGTTGTCAGAATTAAAATCGTCATCGTAATATTCGAACTCAAAATCTCCATCAAGTATGTAACCAGAATCTTTTATCCAATCACTATGGATATAGTGGAAAGTATTAGGAAGATTTCTTAATGATCCTTTATGAGCAAAAACAGCATAATCTTTTTTAGGTACATCAACTTTTTCAAAGCCTTCAGGAATGTTAATATTTGAATCTACCGGAAGTCCTGCATAATAAGTCGCCTCTCCATTTTTGC
Coding sequences within it:
- the trxB gene encoding thioredoxin-disulfide reductase, giving the protein MSEVQNYDVVIIGGGPAGLSAGVYAGRSMLKTILLEKMMPGGQVSITAELENYPGIVAISGPELIIEMEKQCEKFGVEIKSEEVLKVEPGAGATGHTITTDSGTYLAKTVIITSGASAKHIGCPGEDNHIGKGVSYCATCDGAFFRGKEVIVIGGGDSAVEEADYLTKFANKVTIVHRRDKLRASKIIQERAFNNPKIEFAWDSVVETIEGTPLVNNVKLKNVKTGEITDFRTDGVFVFIGFNASNEFIPDAIKKDSMGFVITNENMETNIPGIFAAGDIRSKVLKQVITASSDGATAAFVAEKYIEWVFPHNH
- a CDS encoding AraC family transcriptional regulator, which codes for MEIQVEYRKKQAFSFIGKSVKTNDMTKLPFLCGDLWHNFVKEKDKINGINGHFAIGYCEMKCDGKNGEATYYAGLPVDSNINIPEGFEKVDVPKKDYAVFAHKGSLRNLPNTFHYIHSDWIKDSGYILDGDFEFEYYDDDFNSDNPDDDNSIVYVYIPVKRKV